A window of the Candidatus Paraluminiphilus aquimaris genome harbors these coding sequences:
- a CDS encoding pyridoxal phosphate-dependent aminotransferase — MKRRHFLSALGTATLAGSAMPALAQYLVPEGQVRLVFNENPYGPSPRALAEVRKILPLSAYYPDSPYDYPIRDDLFDVIAGNHGLDHENVFVSSGSNEGLQAALMAYGQRGKVMTPSLTYDAHLGYAEALGVSVTRVPLRSDLQVDLDAMEAQLDDSVAVVYLANPNNPTGLPIDAERLRAFCRSVGPKALVIIDEAYNELTDEPEKDTMVDLVREGHNVLVTRTFSKIFGMAGLRVGYGIARPDIIKKTSKHIMAWPNGVGLTAAYHSYIDSDFIRFSREKVLQGRAMVEKTCAQMGLTPVPSQTNFVFVDVGRDAMTVRRAMAKEGVLINAGYDGYPQHLRVSMGRLEDLKTFDRVFKRVMSGA, encoded by the coding sequence ATGAAACGACGACATTTTTTATCTGCATTGGGGACCGCGACACTGGCAGGCTCTGCCATGCCCGCCCTTGCTCAATACCTTGTTCCCGAGGGGCAGGTGCGGCTGGTGTTTAATGAAAACCCTTATGGGCCCAGTCCTCGGGCGTTGGCTGAGGTGCGAAAAATTCTGCCATTGAGCGCCTACTATCCGGATTCCCCCTACGATTATCCGATTCGCGATGATTTATTTGACGTCATCGCCGGTAACCATGGGCTTGACCACGAAAACGTGTTTGTCTCATCGGGATCCAACGAGGGACTTCAAGCGGCTCTTATGGCTTATGGGCAACGCGGTAAAGTCATGACGCCAAGTCTGACCTACGATGCGCACCTTGGCTATGCTGAGGCCCTGGGTGTATCGGTTACGCGGGTGCCATTACGCAGTGATCTACAAGTCGATTTGGACGCCATGGAAGCCCAGCTTGATGATTCAGTAGCCGTGGTTTACCTCGCTAATCCAAATAATCCAACGGGCTTGCCAATCGATGCGGAGCGGTTGCGCGCATTCTGCCGCTCGGTAGGTCCCAAGGCGCTGGTAATCATCGACGAGGCCTACAATGAGCTTACCGACGAGCCTGAGAAAGATACGATGGTCGATCTGGTTCGAGAGGGACACAACGTTCTCGTTACGCGCACGTTTTCGAAAATATTCGGAATGGCAGGGTTACGGGTGGGCTACGGGATTGCGCGCCCAGACATCATTAAGAAAACATCCAAGCACATCATGGCCTGGCCAAATGGTGTGGGCCTGACCGCCGCTTACCACAGTTACATTGACTCAGATTTCATTCGATTTTCGCGGGAGAAAGTTCTCCAAGGCCGAGCCATGGTTGAAAAAACATGTGCGCAGATGGGTCTGACGCCCGTGCCATCACAGACCAATTTCGTCTTTGTGGATGTGGGCCGGGACGCGATGACCGTAAGGCGTGCCATGGCGAAAGAGGGCGTGCTGATTAACGCAGGATACGACGGCTACCCGCAACACTTGAGAGTCAGTATGGGTAGGCTTGAAGATTTGAAGACCTTCGATCGCGTGTTCAAGCGGGTCATGTCAGGCGCATAA
- the glp gene encoding gephyrin-like molybdotransferase Glp, with protein MISFAQAQENLERLCRSWLASNPEVSETLCLGEALGRYLTADIVAALELPRSDVSAMDGYAICSPDAVGAKSSQTFTLKGESRAGEPFEGGALAPGECIRIFTGAVVPASADTVVIQENVERDHDLIHMRHDTPTGSNIRRRGEEIARDTVIARYGQLIRPNMIPLLASQGIAQVEVRRKLRVAFFATGDELKAAGEVLDEGDIYESNLASIDAVLQQYPVELINMGVIEDTPEAIKACLTRASTEADVVISSGGVSVGDYDYVRQCVESMGVISDYKVAMKPGKPVCFGHLDRGQGSKALFFGLPGNAVSSFVVLTELYLPVIKLLSNREVVVANTQREAVLDADLTRRGGRLEFQRGILRGDIDDAGNQVMRVAALGSQDSHRVFGLARANCTIKIDADIEHICAGSKVSVSVFPWAEDL; from the coding sequence ATGATTAGCTTTGCACAAGCACAGGAAAATTTAGAGCGTTTATGCCGGTCATGGTTGGCATCAAATCCTGAGGTGAGTGAGACGCTGTGCTTGGGTGAGGCACTTGGCCGTTACCTGACGGCAGACATTGTTGCCGCGCTAGAATTACCGAGGTCAGATGTTTCAGCGATGGATGGCTACGCTATCTGCTCCCCCGACGCAGTGGGTGCCAAATCCTCCCAGACCTTTACGCTAAAGGGAGAGTCTCGCGCTGGTGAACCCTTTGAAGGTGGAGCATTGGCGCCGGGTGAGTGCATTCGTATTTTCACAGGGGCAGTGGTCCCCGCATCCGCGGATACGGTGGTCATCCAGGAAAATGTTGAGCGCGACCATGACCTGATTCACATGCGCCATGACACGCCAACTGGTTCGAATATTCGTCGTCGAGGCGAGGAGATAGCCAGGGATACCGTTATTGCAAGATATGGCCAATTGATAAGGCCCAACATGATTCCGCTACTCGCGAGTCAAGGTATAGCGCAGGTGGAGGTTCGACGAAAACTGCGTGTTGCATTTTTTGCCACAGGAGACGAATTGAAAGCCGCCGGCGAGGTCTTAGATGAGGGGGATATCTACGAAAGTAATCTCGCGTCTATCGATGCCGTGCTTCAGCAGTATCCAGTTGAGCTCATAAATATGGGCGTCATCGAGGATACGCCCGAAGCCATAAAGGCGTGTTTAACAAGAGCAAGCACCGAGGCAGATGTCGTCATCAGCAGTGGAGGCGTGTCCGTTGGAGACTACGACTACGTGCGACAGTGCGTAGAGTCCATGGGTGTCATTTCCGACTACAAAGTCGCCATGAAGCCTGGCAAACCTGTCTGTTTCGGCCATCTTGATCGAGGGCAGGGCAGTAAGGCGCTGTTTTTTGGCCTGCCCGGAAATGCCGTCTCCTCTTTTGTTGTCCTGACTGAGCTTTATCTGCCTGTGATTAAGCTCCTTTCAAACCGAGAGGTTGTCGTAGCCAATACGCAACGAGAAGCTGTGCTGGATGCTGACCTCACTCGACGTGGTGGTCGCTTGGAGTTTCAACGCGGCATCTTACGAGGCGATATTGATGACGCCGGGAATCAAGTGATGCGTGTCGCAGCCTTAGGTAGTCAAGATTCTCATCGCGTTTTTGGCCTTGCTCGCGCCAACTGCACCATCAAGATCGATGCAGATATCGAACACATCTGCGCAGGTTCCAAGGTTTCAGTTTCCGTCTTTCCGTGGGCAGAGGATCTGTGA
- the mobA gene encoding molybdenum cofactor guanylyltransferase translates to MSDLRSVIAVAILAGGNSRRMGEDKAALVEAHQSLISHQVLDLRRVLPALPVFVCAGSRRYPELLPHGIHYVSDKVDDAGPLAGIAEALKAAKALNGGDGYVLVMPTDSLIPPSQIHRLLVDTATESADVVLLKGRRLHPLHGLFSTQLAPSMERYLIAGGRAVMGFLDNERWQTALAPDDWEPCLNFNTPEEYTHARSALAETTVV, encoded by the coding sequence GTGAGCGATCTTCGCTCCGTCATTGCCGTGGCCATCCTCGCCGGAGGAAATAGCCGCCGTATGGGTGAAGATAAGGCGGCCCTAGTAGAGGCGCATCAATCGCTTATTTCACATCAAGTTCTCGACCTTCGCCGCGTATTGCCAGCTCTTCCGGTCTTTGTTTGTGCGGGCTCTCGGCGTTACCCGGAGCTTTTGCCTCACGGTATTCATTATGTATCAGACAAGGTCGATGATGCGGGTCCCTTGGCGGGAATTGCAGAGGCCTTGAAGGCAGCCAAGGCATTAAATGGCGGTGATGGGTATGTTTTGGTTATGCCAACAGATTCGCTGATTCCACCCTCACAGATACACCGCCTATTAGTCGATACCGCGACAGAATCCGCGGACGTAGTGCTGCTAAAAGGGCGGCGATTACATCCATTGCATGGCCTTTTCTCGACTCAGCTCGCCCCCAGCATGGAGCGCTATCTGATAGCTGGTGGTCGGGCCGTTATGGGCTTTTTAGATAACGAGCGTTGGCAAACTGCGCTCGCGCCCGACGACTGGGAGCCTTGTCTCAATTTCAATACGCCCGAGGAATATACGCACGCGCGCTCAGCATTGGCGGAGACTACTGTCGTATAG
- a CDS encoding HD domain-containing protein: MTEVSFTQMKDGTQADYVFLEQLEDDHIKGLPGRIMKALAGLSDGLAGYKIDRLHHSLQTATRAEDEGASIDWIVAALVHDIGDELAPLSHAEFAAALLKPFVSDEIVWVVEKHGLFQAYYYAHHVGGDRHARDQYKDHPFYDQCVHFCEAWDQASFDPTYPTRSLDHFEPMVREVFSRRAH; this comes from the coding sequence ATGACTGAAGTTTCATTTACCCAAATGAAAGATGGCACCCAAGCCGACTATGTATTTTTGGAGCAGCTGGAGGACGACCATATTAAGGGGCTGCCGGGTCGCATTATGAAAGCTTTAGCTGGCTTATCGGATGGGCTAGCCGGGTACAAGATTGATCGGTTGCACCACTCTCTGCAGACCGCAACGCGTGCGGAGGATGAAGGCGCGAGTATTGATTGGATAGTCGCGGCCTTGGTGCACGACATCGGCGATGAGCTTGCCCCATTGAGTCACGCAGAGTTTGCGGCGGCACTTTTGAAGCCGTTTGTCAGCGATGAGATCGTCTGGGTGGTAGAGAAGCACGGCTTATTTCAGGCGTACTATTACGCCCATCATGTCGGTGGCGATCGTCACGCGCGAGACCAATACAAAGATCATCCGTTTTATGATCAATGCGTTCACTTTTGTGAGGCATGGGATCAGGCATCCTTCGACCCGACGTACCCCACGCGCTCGCTTGACCATTTCGAGCCCATGGTCAGAGAGGTTTTTTCGCGAAGAGCGCACTGA
- a CDS encoding amidohydrolase produces the protein MRLVHLALSLVSLTLLSACSNSDKVEPADLVFSGGHIFTADPLRPQASAVAVRDDRIVYVGSSEGVEVFVDERTRQIPIGDGLLIPGLMDSHTHIFMGSFTDVGVNLSHADTPEKLQVALEQIRDDQPGEEPIYARGWQNHLFPKSGPEAEILDTIFGDRVVILQSVDGHSTWFSSRALLEGGVDESFPDPEPGVSFFERDPLTNRPLGTAREKAGNHIKEAFIPGDKAAYKERLISWLPRASAAGLTSVFDAWAGAPTEEEAYQIWQELNARGALSLRVFGAVRELDDADIIAERFADYTAQYSNSMVRPEAVKMAADGVPEGHTAYLLTPYVDSSNEDFGKPMMSKAEMKANIETYFAQNIPIHIHAIGGAAVRQSLDAIEAARAATQNQTVRATIAHMDFVHPDDIERFAALNVTAQTSIQWAARDPSYFNIGSFVGMEKVENAYPVRSIMDAGVNQSFGADWPASAYLSTYKPLELIESAITRRLPGQPEMPPRNPAQSVSLAEAIIAMTRNTAIQVGELDSLGSITEGKLADLVLLQKDLFDIPAETISATNVAMTVVNGEIVHEK, from the coding sequence ATGCGCCTCGTACACCTTGCTCTAAGCTTAGTCAGCTTGACCCTTCTCAGTGCCTGTTCAAATTCGGATAAGGTCGAACCAGCCGACCTTGTCTTCTCTGGTGGCCATATTTTCACAGCAGACCCTCTAAGGCCCCAAGCCTCGGCAGTCGCCGTCAGAGATGACCGAATCGTATATGTAGGCAGCTCAGAGGGTGTTGAGGTTTTTGTGGATGAGCGTACGCGCCAGATACCCATCGGCGACGGATTATTAATCCCCGGCCTCATGGACTCGCATACGCACATCTTCATGGGTTCATTTACCGATGTAGGAGTTAACCTTAGTCACGCCGATACACCCGAAAAATTACAAGTGGCATTGGAACAAATTAGAGACGATCAGCCGGGCGAGGAACCCATTTATGCACGCGGCTGGCAAAATCATCTATTTCCCAAATCAGGCCCTGAGGCAGAGATCCTCGATACCATTTTTGGGGATCGGGTCGTCATTCTCCAATCTGTTGACGGACATTCCACCTGGTTCTCCTCTCGCGCGCTCTTAGAAGGTGGCGTGGACGAGTCCTTCCCTGATCCTGAACCCGGCGTCAGCTTTTTTGAGCGAGATCCACTGACGAATCGACCCTTGGGGACAGCAAGAGAAAAAGCCGGCAATCATATTAAGGAGGCCTTTATTCCCGGTGATAAAGCCGCCTACAAGGAACGATTGATAAGCTGGCTGCCCAGAGCTTCAGCTGCGGGACTCACCAGTGTCTTTGATGCCTGGGCCGGTGCGCCCACGGAGGAAGAGGCGTATCAGATCTGGCAGGAATTAAATGCGCGTGGAGCACTCTCGCTTAGGGTATTCGGGGCGGTTCGTGAGCTCGATGATGCGGATATCATTGCAGAGCGATTCGCTGATTACACTGCCCAATACAGCAATTCCATGGTTCGCCCGGAAGCGGTGAAAATGGCCGCTGACGGCGTACCAGAGGGGCACACCGCCTATTTACTCACCCCCTATGTCGACTCTTCTAATGAAGACTTTGGCAAGCCCATGATGTCAAAAGCCGAAATGAAGGCGAATATTGAGACGTACTTTGCCCAAAATATACCGATTCATATTCACGCCATAGGCGGCGCTGCTGTGCGTCAATCACTCGATGCGATAGAAGCGGCTCGGGCAGCCACCCAGAACCAAACCGTTAGGGCCACCATCGCGCATATGGACTTCGTACATCCCGATGACATAGAACGCTTCGCGGCGCTCAACGTAACCGCGCAAACGTCAATTCAGTGGGCGGCGCGAGACCCCTCTTATTTTAATATCGGCTCGTTCGTCGGCATGGAGAAGGTTGAAAATGCTTACCCCGTCCGATCCATTATGGATGCAGGCGTCAATCAAAGTTTTGGCGCGGATTGGCCTGCCTCAGCCTATCTCTCAACCTATAAACCACTTGAGCTGATCGAATCTGCTATCACGCGTCGTCTGCCTGGCCAGCCAGAAATGCCTCCTCGCAATCCAGCTCAATCTGTTTCTTTGGCTGAAGCTATTATTGCGATGACACGAAATACTGCGATTCAGGTGGGTGAACTCGACTCCCTAGGCTCAATTACCGAGGGCAAGTTGGCTGATTTGGTTCTCTTGCAAAAGGACTTGTTTGACATCCCAGCTGAGACAATCAGCGCAACGAATGTGGCTATGACGGTGGTGAACGGAGAAATCGTTCACGAAAAATAG
- a CDS encoding carboxymuconolactone decarboxylase family protein, whose product MARISTLSREQLPDFEPMFQILDNTMGYIPNNFLSMAHWPELLGAFSGLGATILQTGEVDSGLKQLVAMVASAANGCHYCQAHTSHSANNLGVSSEKIAAAFEFEHSPLFSDAERAALRLAWHGALQPNASTDADFEALSVHFSEREIVEIVAVISLFGFLNRWSDTMKSDLESKPLEFAQAIELADKQLSD is encoded by the coding sequence ATGGCACGAATTTCAACCTTATCGAGGGAGCAGTTACCCGACTTTGAACCCATGTTCCAGATCTTGGACAACACAATGGGTTACATCCCCAATAACTTTTTATCGATGGCGCACTGGCCAGAACTGTTGGGGGCTTTTAGTGGACTTGGTGCGACTATTCTCCAGACTGGTGAGGTTGATTCGGGTCTCAAGCAACTTGTGGCGATGGTCGCCAGCGCAGCGAACGGTTGCCATTACTGCCAGGCCCACACCTCGCACTCGGCAAATAACCTCGGTGTATCGTCAGAAAAGATCGCTGCTGCATTTGAATTTGAGCACTCGCCTCTTTTCTCGGATGCGGAGCGAGCCGCATTACGGCTTGCCTGGCACGGTGCATTACAGCCTAACGCGTCAACCGATGCGGACTTCGAAGCGCTGTCGGTCCATTTTAGTGAGCGAGAGATCGTTGAGATCGTGGCTGTAATCAGCTTATTTGGATTTCTTAATCGCTGGAGTGACACAATGAAGTCAGACCTTGAATCCAAGCCCCTCGAGTTCGCGCAGGCCATCGAGTTGGCAGATAAACAACTCTCGGATTGA
- a CDS encoding M15 family metallopeptidase, with the protein MIEPRYVSAKLIAGFIVLTITSALAEPRVLINAGGAIEGVMTDIRYAGTANFLGRSAKGYGKAHCLLTPEATEALFRAQDFAKKEGMALLIYDCYRPQRAVDDFVNWVNSHEEEPTKAIYYPHIPRAELIQQGYIAERSGHSRGSTVDLTLVSTETGETLNMGTPWDFFDERSHTQSNLVSADARANRHTLKRIMEGAGFRGYFAEWWHFSLVNEPFPNTYFDIPIE; encoded by the coding sequence ATGATTGAGCCACGCTATGTAAGCGCCAAATTAATCGCAGGCTTCATTGTATTGACGATAACGTCGGCGCTCGCAGAGCCCCGTGTGTTGATCAACGCTGGAGGCGCGATTGAAGGCGTCATGACAGACATTCGCTACGCCGGTACTGCTAACTTTTTGGGACGCTCCGCAAAGGGCTATGGAAAAGCCCACTGCCTGCTCACTCCAGAGGCCACAGAAGCTTTATTTCGCGCCCAAGACTTCGCTAAAAAGGAAGGTATGGCGCTCTTGATTTATGACTGTTATCGCCCACAGCGTGCCGTTGATGACTTCGTTAACTGGGTCAACAGCCATGAAGAAGAGCCCACAAAAGCAATCTATTATCCTCACATACCGCGAGCAGAGCTGATCCAACAAGGGTACATAGCAGAACGCTCGGGACACTCGAGGGGGAGCACGGTTGACCTCACGCTTGTCTCGACTGAGACAGGCGAGACGCTCAACATGGGAACGCCCTGGGATTTCTTTGACGAGCGCTCCCACACACAAAGTAATCTGGTGAGTGCCGACGCCCGGGCAAACCGGCACACGCTTAAGCGAATCATGGAAGGTGCGGGCTTCAGAGGCTACTTCGCGGAATGGTGGCACTTTAGCCTTGTAAACGAACCGTTTCCCAACACGTACTTCGATATACCCATCGAGTGA
- a CDS encoding S66 peptidase family protein gives MKRRSLLQLSSAAALLGTVPAYAKSDVVTRPRRLRKGQTVAIVAPASVTYESLQLQLALEALEAMGLNAKVGDHVMDRFGYLAGQDSDRAADINEAFLDPDVDAIFALRGGWGASRLLPFIDFDGIRENPKILLGYSDITSLLNAIYARAGVVAFHGPNLMSRWNQFTYDSMREVLFDAKPARYMNPTEPDDDLVARKHRIQTIVPGRAEGHLIGGNLTLMSALVGTPYLPKFDNAILFLEDVGEAIYRVDRMLTQLKLSGHLQRVAGIVFGHFTGVKPNPGLGNFALMDVLKQHCLPLGVPCYFGAMIGHLEQQSTVPVGGLARMDASRGVIELTEPAVR, from the coding sequence ATGAAACGACGATCATTGCTTCAGCTCAGCTCAGCAGCGGCGCTTCTTGGCACTGTGCCGGCTTATGCTAAATCCGATGTGGTGACGCGGCCGAGACGGCTTCGCAAGGGTCAAACTGTTGCTATTGTGGCGCCTGCTTCGGTGACCTATGAGTCGCTGCAGTTACAGCTCGCACTTGAGGCCTTGGAGGCCATGGGTCTGAACGCAAAAGTCGGTGATCACGTGATGGACCGTTTTGGCTATCTTGCGGGTCAAGACAGTGATCGAGCGGCAGACATCAACGAGGCTTTTTTGGACCCTGACGTGGACGCGATCTTCGCGCTTCGAGGCGGCTGGGGCGCCAGTCGATTATTACCTTTTATCGATTTCGACGGCATACGGGAAAACCCTAAAATTTTACTGGGCTACAGCGATATCACGAGTCTGTTAAATGCGATTTACGCAAGAGCAGGGGTCGTTGCATTTCATGGCCCCAACTTGATGTCACGCTGGAATCAGTTCACATATGACTCCATGCGTGAGGTCCTATTCGATGCGAAGCCCGCCCGATACATGAACCCTACAGAGCCAGATGATGACCTTGTTGCACGCAAGCACAGAATCCAAACCATTGTGCCGGGGCGCGCAGAGGGGCATCTTATCGGCGGGAACCTCACGCTCATGAGCGCGCTGGTGGGCACGCCTTATCTCCCTAAATTTGATAACGCAATTCTCTTTCTCGAGGATGTCGGTGAGGCTATTTATCGTGTCGACCGGATGCTCACACAACTTAAATTAAGTGGGCACTTGCAACGAGTAGCCGGCATTGTTTTCGGGCACTTTACCGGTGTGAAGCCCAACCCCGGGCTGGGTAACTTCGCATTAATGGATGTTTTAAAGCAACACTGCCTGCCTTTGGGTGTGCCTTGCTATTTTGGTGCCATGATTGGTCATCTCGAGCAACAGAGCACGGTACCGGTTGGTGGACTGGCGCGCATGGATGCGTCGCGAGGCGTAATTGAATTAACTGAGCCGGCGGTGAGGTAA
- a CDS encoding TauD/TfdA family dioxygenase translates to MLVVAEENHAGCHSMNAEALGNVQVNWPDGERMSLPILWLRDVCPCEACRIAQTQEKRFHLATLETVSIETLGVSDEALWVAWTGGHSSQYPRSFLAKDHARVMPQWQPWSDDYTPAYFDFQAFQANDRMALLAIEEFLRSGVLILSNAPTEEATLELLAKRLGPIREVLFERIHNVKVDPRGYNVAHTNLGLPPHNDFASYSWPPSVQALHMLANEASGGRSTIFDGWALLEEFRSAEPEAFDVLCRVEVPFREFDESNETYACEPIIRLNTKGEIVIFRYSNQLMQVMNPADPDTAVFYDAYYKLSRRLFSSDKVRRFRLEGGQILIVASHRVLHGREVIDDAGYRHLQDAYFEHDNVRNMLTVLARSHD, encoded by the coding sequence GTGCTCGTAGTCGCAGAGGAAAACCATGCGGGATGCCACTCAATGAATGCCGAGGCACTCGGTAACGTTCAGGTCAACTGGCCCGATGGCGAACGTATGAGTTTGCCCATCTTGTGGCTTCGTGATGTTTGTCCCTGCGAGGCGTGTCGGATTGCTCAGACACAGGAGAAACGCTTTCATCTCGCAACCCTTGAAACCGTGAGTATTGAGACGCTTGGGGTCAGCGATGAGGCACTTTGGGTTGCGTGGACAGGTGGGCATTCGAGTCAATACCCCAGAAGCTTTCTCGCCAAGGATCATGCTCGTGTGATGCCTCAGTGGCAGCCTTGGAGCGATGACTACACGCCTGCTTATTTCGACTTTCAGGCGTTTCAAGCGAATGACCGAATGGCCTTGCTGGCTATCGAAGAATTTTTGAGGTCCGGTGTACTCATACTTTCAAACGCACCAACCGAAGAGGCGACACTGGAATTACTGGCCAAGCGGCTTGGCCCTATCCGTGAAGTGCTGTTTGAGCGCATCCACAATGTGAAAGTAGACCCTAGGGGCTACAACGTCGCCCACACCAACTTAGGTCTGCCGCCGCATAACGATTTTGCAAGCTATTCATGGCCGCCAAGTGTGCAGGCGCTTCATATGCTAGCCAACGAGGCGAGCGGCGGGCGATCGACGATTTTTGATGGCTGGGCACTCTTGGAGGAGTTTCGATCAGCGGAGCCCGAGGCTTTCGATGTCCTATGCCGCGTGGAAGTACCCTTTAGAGAGTTTGATGAGAGCAACGAGACGTACGCTTGTGAACCCATCATCCGGCTAAATACTAAGGGCGAAATTGTTATTTTCCGTTATTCGAATCAGTTGATGCAGGTAATGAACCCTGCAGATCCTGATACGGCTGTGTTTTACGATGCCTATTACAAACTAAGCCGCCGCTTGTTCAGTAGTGACAAGGTGAGGCGCTTTCGGTTGGAGGGTGGGCAGATATTGATTGTCGCAAGTCACCGAGTCCTTCACGGACGCGAGGTCATCGACGATGCGGGTTATCGGCATCTACAGGATGCGTATTTCGAGCACGATAATGTGCGCAACATGCTTACGGTATTAGCGAGGTCGCATGACTGA
- a CDS encoding S9 family peptidase, producing the protein MLRRSVSLSLLLFAVSLVGCSGGEDADTLEAILPQKEALSVGMAGDTPADISRYLLASGASAPQLSPDGQDVVFRSSITGTPQLWTLPVAGGAPRQLTFGNGVTFARWMPDSSGILYGADNNGDEQESYLFISRDGSSEREIFSATQGGFRSLGDIGSDNDSLFLASTERTGLHYDIYQGSISSGDLQLIFEGNYGNFARALSPDGRYLVVTETVGEDSDYLYLLDTTTRELRVVSQPESRANHGDGGFAWSPDSQTLYMSSNTDREFAAVVAYDVIDGRFESLVESEFDLADVQLCGENGAFLVWTENRNGFDVLGGRHLASGSSIAFPAIPEGVYSLSCSQQSSTLIVGVNGWQTPGDIHAIDLLGGVGKPLVDSNLAGIQVESLVRPESITMVARDGVELQGLLYLPLGGDQASPPPVIFEVHGGPTAQSRASFDPVSQYHVARGIAVFKPNVRGSTGFGRTYVKLDDQKQRLDSVRDLVDMLDFFKTDGRVDAFRAAVSGGSYGGYMVNAVLANYPSAFAAGVSRYGVADWVTALQVASPALKASDRIEYGDIRDPKWRAFYTVNSPIRQADKIRVPVLYSHGVMDPRIDIYETEVMVRTLRANGIEAPYIKVPDEGHGWRKLGNRLFYYRRQAEFLEAHLGIRD; encoded by the coding sequence GTGTTGAGAAGAAGTGTCAGTCTGAGTTTGCTCTTGTTCGCCGTGAGTTTGGTCGGGTGCTCTGGAGGGGAGGACGCCGACACGCTTGAGGCCATTTTGCCGCAGAAGGAAGCGTTATCTGTGGGAATGGCTGGCGATACGCCTGCAGATATCAGTCGTTACCTATTAGCGAGTGGTGCTTCGGCACCTCAGCTATCGCCCGACGGTCAAGATGTCGTTTTTCGGTCGTCTATAACAGGCACGCCGCAGTTGTGGACGCTGCCCGTCGCGGGTGGCGCACCTCGCCAGTTAACTTTTGGCAACGGTGTCACGTTCGCGAGATGGATGCCCGATAGTTCAGGGATTCTCTATGGGGCGGACAACAACGGCGATGAGCAGGAGTCGTATCTATTCATCAGTCGTGATGGTTCGTCCGAGCGCGAGATCTTCTCTGCAACGCAAGGCGGTTTTCGATCCCTAGGGGATATTGGTTCAGACAACGATAGCCTATTTCTGGCTTCAACCGAGCGCACAGGACTGCACTACGATATTTATCAGGGATCCATCAGCTCGGGCGATTTACAACTCATTTTTGAGGGTAACTACGGAAATTTCGCCCGTGCGCTCTCGCCTGACGGTCGTTATCTGGTCGTTACGGAAACAGTTGGGGAGGACTCTGACTACCTCTACTTGCTGGACACAACTACCCGTGAGCTGCGTGTAGTTTCCCAGCCAGAATCGCGAGCAAATCACGGTGATGGCGGGTTTGCCTGGTCGCCAGATAGCCAGACGCTTTATATGAGTAGTAACACTGATCGCGAATTTGCTGCCGTCGTTGCTTACGATGTCATCGATGGGCGTTTTGAGTCCCTAGTCGAGTCTGAGTTTGACTTAGCAGATGTGCAATTGTGTGGCGAAAATGGAGCCTTCCTTGTATGGACTGAAAACCGGAATGGCTTTGATGTGCTTGGTGGCCGTCACCTTGCGTCGGGTTCGTCCATCGCGTTCCCCGCCATACCTGAGGGTGTCTACTCACTTAGCTGCTCCCAACAGAGCAGCACCCTAATCGTCGGTGTGAACGGCTGGCAGACCCCTGGGGATATTCACGCGATTGATTTGTTGGGGGGAGTAGGAAAGCCGTTGGTCGATTCTAATCTAGCCGGGATCCAAGTCGAGTCACTCGTGCGACCAGAAAGCATCACCATGGTGGCGAGAGATGGGGTAGAACTGCAGGGCTTGCTCTACCTTCCGCTCGGCGGTGATCAGGCATCGCCACCACCCGTTATTTTTGAAGTTCACGGTGGACCAACAGCGCAATCACGCGCCAGCTTCGACCCTGTCTCCCAATATCACGTCGCGCGCGGCATTGCTGTGTTTAAGCCCAATGTTCGCGGCTCCACAGGTTTTGGGCGCACTTACGTAAAACTGGATGACCAAAAGCAACGACTGGACAGTGTTAGAGACTTAGTCGATATGCTGGACTTCTTTAAGACAGATGGACGCGTTGACGCTTTTCGAGCGGCGGTATCAGGAGGCTCTTACGGCGGCTACATGGTCAATGCTGTGCTGGCTAACTACCCCAGTGCATTTGCCGCGGGCGTGTCTCGTTATGGCGTAGCAGATTGGGTGACGGCCTTGCAGGTTGCATCGCCCGCACTCAAGGCGTCCGATCGCATTGAATACGGCGATATCCGTGATCCGAAGTGGCGAGCGTTTTACACGGTTAATTCGCCGATCCGTCAGGCGGATAAGATTCGGGTTCCAGTGCTCTACTCTCATGGTGTGATGGATCCAAGGATTGATATTTACGAAACCGAAGTGATGGTTCGTACCCTGCGAGCAAATGGTATCGAGGCACCTTATATAAAAGTGCCAGATGAGGGGCACGGTTGGCGAAAGCTCGGGAATCGTCTTTTTTATTACCGCCGACAAGCTGAGTTCCTCGAAGCACATCTTGGTATTAGAGATTGA